The following DNA comes from Pseudodesulfovibrio alkaliphilus.
GCGGGACAGCCGATTCCCCTCCGGGACTGACGGGTGAGTCGCGGCGTCTGCCCTGATTGCCACGCTCCGCAAGTGGACTCTTGCGCCTTTTCCCGCTAGTATCCGTCGCCATGACATCGAACCGTCGGGAGACCGCCATGCCCCTTGTCCGCACCTTGATCCCGCTTCTGCTTCCGGCCGCCCTGTTCCTGCTCACCGCCTGCGGCTATTCCGTGGGCGGGGCCGGCGAGCGCTCCGTACTCGGACCGGAGTTCCGCACCCTGGCCATTTCCGGGGTGGAGAACCCGACCACCCTGCCATGGCTCGAATCGCGGGTCCGCTCGCTGCTGCGCGACGAGCTGACCCGGCGCGGGGCCATCACCTGGACCGACTCGCGAAACCAGGCCGACGCCCTCATCCACATTACCATTCACAAGTATTTCCGCCCCACGGCCGTGGAAGGTTCCAGGGAGCAGACCCTGCGCTCCAGCGCCATCTTCCTGTTCTCGGCCGAGGTCATCTCGAACACGGACAGCAGCGTGGTCTGGCGCTCCGGGGAGATCCTCCAGGAGTGGCCCTTCTATCCCGGCCAGGAGGACGAGGCCGACGCTGAGGTCACGAACCTCGGCATCCGCAGACTGGCCGACAAAATGGAACAGAACTACTAGCCCGGCCGTCTGCGCCGCGCCCGCCAGCAGCCCGTCATGAACCGCACCAGATACCTCATCCTCGTCTGCCCGGACCCGCAGCTGGTCAAGGCCCATGTCGACCAGCGGCTGGCCGCGTCCGGTCGGGACGGGTGGGAAATCAAACCCTTCTGGGGAGATGACGACGACCCACTTCCCGCCGCCTTCTGGACCGACCTGACCATCAAGAGCCTCTTTCCCCAGCCCAAGGCTCTTGTCATCCGCCGGGCCCACGCCCTCAGGGCCGAGCACTGGGACAAGCTCGACGCCGCGGTCCGGGGCGTGCCCGCAGACATCCTGCCCGTCTTCTGCCTGGAGGGCGAGTGGAAGGGCAAGAAGCCGTCCATCCCCGCCGCCCTCTCGCGCCGGGCCATCTTCAAGAGGGCCAGGGACGAGGGATGGGTGTGGGAGTCGGCCGGACTGGACCAGTCCTCTCTTGGCGAATTCGTTCGAACGTGGGCAAGAGAGCGCTCCATCTCCTTTGAGCCGGGAGCGGACCGCGCCCTGATCGCGGCCCTGCCCCCGGATGCCGTGGCAGCGCGGCTGGAGCTGGACAAGCTCGAGCTGGCAGCGGGCAATGGCCGCACCGTACGCCGCGAGCATGTGGAGCTGGTGGCCCCGGCCGGAGAGATGGAGTTCTTCGAGCTGATGGACGCCCTGGGCAGGCCCGGTGCCGAGGTGGCGGTCTGGCGGCGGGTGCTGGGCGACCACCTCAAGAAATCCCAGGACCGGATGCTCTTCAACCTCATAGGCTATCTGGCCGGGCAGGCGCGCATGTACTGGATGCTCCAGGCAGGGGAGGAGGACAAGGTCAAGGCCCACCCCTACGTCAAGAAGCTCAAGACCCAGGTGGCCCGGCGCCTCGGCCCCAAGGGCGTGGCCCGGATGATCGATCTGGCCCTGGAGTCCGAACTGAGCGTCAAGACCGGGGCGCGTCACCACGAGGAAGTCCTCGACGTGCTTGTGGCCGGGCTCATCGACCTGTTCCGGCCGGACCGGACGGCACGGTGAATCCCGCCGCATTATAATCCGATCGAAATAATACCCCGACGCTTGACACGGAAGCTATGAAAGAGAAGGACAAACCGCACTACCTCGGGCATCGGCAGCGGCTCAGGGAAAAGCTCCTGCAAAACGGGCGCTCCCTGGCCGACTACGAACTGCTGGAGCTGACCCTGGCCGCAGTCCTCCCGCGCCGCGACACCAAGCCCCTGGCGAAGCTGATGATTACGCGGTTCGGCTCCCTCAAGGATGCGCTCACGGCCCGGCCAGAACAGCTGGAGGCGGTCAGCGGCATCGGCCCGGCGGCAGTGGCCCACTGGGCGCTGCTCCAGGAGCTTTTCGCCCGCATGGGCGAGGCCCGGGCCCGCAGCGGTGTCCCCCTGTCGGAACCTGCCGATGTGGCCCGTGCGGCCATGGCCCGCATCGGTTCCAAGGGGGTCGAGGAGTTCTGGGCCGCGTTTCTGGATATCAGAAACCGGGTCATCGCCTGGGAGCAGGTCAGCAAGGGCACGGTGGACGCCACCCCGGTATTTCCCCGGGAGATCATGGCCACTGCCCTGCGCCTGGAGGCCGCGGCCCTGATCCTGGCCCACAATCATCCGGGCGGCGACCCCACGCCGTCCATGGAGGACTTGGCCCTGACCCAGCGCATCCGCGAGACGGCTCGCGGGCTCGACATCCGGGTGCTGGACCATATCATCGTCACGGACCACGACTACTACAGCTTCAACGAGCACGGACGGATGTAGATGAACGAGGCGCACAGCATCATACACGGCAAGGTCCAGGGGGTCTGGTTCCGCGCCTGGGCGGCGGACATGGCCCGCGAGCTGGGCCTCACCGGCTGGATGCGCAACCTGCCCGACGGCGGCGTGGAGACCCTGGCCCAGGGCGAAAAGGCCCCCCTTGAACGCTTTGTCGAGCGCCTGCTCGACGGCCCGCCCCTGGCCCGGGTGACGCAGGTGGAAACCGACTGGCGCGAACCGGACAAACGCTTCGACCGTTTTTCGGTCACGGGCTGAGTCGCGGTTTTTTGCACAAAAAACGGCCTTGCCAAGCTGTTTTGACGACTTATCTGGGGTAACACACACATTTCATCAGACCAAAGGACACCCCCTTGAGCAGGAAAAAGAACAAATCGCCGGTCAAGCCCACGCGCATCCGGCGCATCACCCCAAATACTGACAGCGGAAAAACCCCGGAATCCAAGCCGGAAAGGCCGAAAA
Coding sequences within:
- the lptE gene encoding LPS assembly lipoprotein LptE, translated to MPLVRTLIPLLLPAALFLLTACGYSVGGAGERSVLGPEFRTLAISGVENPTTLPWLESRVRSLLRDELTRRGAITWTDSRNQADALIHITIHKYFRPTAVEGSREQTLRSSAIFLFSAEVISNTDSSVVWRSGEILQEWPFYPGQEDEADAEVTNLGIRRLADKMEQNY
- a CDS encoding acylphosphatase: MNEAHSIIHGKVQGVWFRAWAADMARELGLTGWMRNLPDGGVETLAQGEKAPLERFVERLLDGPPLARVTQVETDWREPDKRFDRFSVTG
- the radC gene encoding RadC family protein — encoded protein: MKEKDKPHYLGHRQRLREKLLQNGRSLADYELLELTLAAVLPRRDTKPLAKLMITRFGSLKDALTARPEQLEAVSGIGPAAVAHWALLQELFARMGEARARSGVPLSEPADVARAAMARIGSKGVEEFWAAFLDIRNRVIAWEQVSKGTVDATPVFPREIMATALRLEAAALILAHNHPGGDPTPSMEDLALTQRIRETARGLDIRVLDHIIVTDHDYYSFNEHGRM
- a CDS encoding DNA polymerase III subunit delta, producing MNRTRYLILVCPDPQLVKAHVDQRLAASGRDGWEIKPFWGDDDDPLPAAFWTDLTIKSLFPQPKALVIRRAHALRAEHWDKLDAAVRGVPADILPVFCLEGEWKGKKPSIPAALSRRAIFKRARDEGWVWESAGLDQSSLGEFVRTWARERSISFEPGADRALIAALPPDAVAARLELDKLELAAGNGRTVRREHVELVAPAGEMEFFELMDALGRPGAEVAVWRRVLGDHLKKSQDRMLFNLIGYLAGQARMYWMLQAGEEDKVKAHPYVKKLKTQVARRLGPKGVARMIDLALESELSVKTGARHHEEVLDVLVAGLIDLFRPDRTAR